The Mercenaria mercenaria strain notata chromosome 10, MADL_Memer_1, whole genome shotgun sequence genome contains a region encoding:
- the LOC123540261 gene encoding uncharacterized protein LOC123540261, whose product MIDSLGGPVRVNNLLSTLNVKPICNRNLKKMEERAGEAIEAHSVHSTNQAALQAFEKEIEDIAHQESYEARKSMEGMLLDDLGVCPLPDESPNLRRLLQDTSVVEGDSDWTDVESDTEEGNDGPADNIQSYRPVTDDPFRTPETNGIPQSVRKKTKKHHIQDTGSSSRRCLVKKFPCKTRKGMTCAVDTAWQKKGFDSLTLSIATL is encoded by the exons ATGATTGACAGTTTGGGCGGCCCAGTCCGTGTCAACAATTTATTATCCACTCTAAATGTCAAGCCTATATGTAACAGGAATCTGAAGAAAATGGAGGAACGTGCAGGCGAGGCCATAGAGGCACATTCTGTGCATTCTACAAACCAAGCTGCTCTCCAAGCATTTGAGAAAGAAATTGA AGACATTGCACATCAAGAATCATATGAGGCCCGGAAATCAATGGAAGGGATGTTATTGGATGATCTTGGGGTTTGTCCACTACCAGATGAATCACCAAACCTTCG tcgaCTGTTACAAGATACATCAGTTGTTGAGGGGGATTCAGATTGGACTGATGTTGAGTCTGATACTGAAGAAGGAAATGATGGTCCAGCTGACAACATTCAGAGCTATAGACCTGTTACAGACGATCCCTTCAG AACTCCAGAAACAAATGGCATACCACAGTCTGTCAGAAAAAAGACAAAGAAACACCATATCCAAGATACAGGCTCTTCAAGCAGAAGATGTTTGGTTAAGAAATTCCCTTGTAAGACCAGAAAGGGGATGACTTGTGCTGTCGATACTGCTTGGCAAAAAAAAGGCTTTGATAGTTTAACCTTAAGTATTGCAACATTGTAA
- the LOC123540262 gene encoding uncharacterized protein LOC123540262 isoform X1, protein MSKAKYGKKVVKSVISHRTCGTCNWWRRNKPGQPVRPHKCVRNHTGSARLMESVSGERGVAELAAEGTPVEYIEGDGDNTLIARLKNNMNIDMKKRYDRNHVVKNVGKRLYALHNQKDVKLSKTVIIHIEKCLKYAFARNQGDSEALRENLKALIPHQFGDHSLCNERFCVFKRKPGEVYIHKSLPYKRSLKDDTLREKLQQIFDPLVANARQYADLGSSQQCEHANKEVSLRAPKSHHYGHSKSLDYRVHATASYINDGRHYIPELTAVRLLLHS, encoded by the exons ATGAGCAAGGCAAAGTATGGAAAGAAAGTTGTGAAGTCTGTTATAAGTCATAGGACATGTGGTACATGTAACTGGTGGAGACGAAATAAGCCCGGTCAGCCTGTTAGACCTCACAAGTGTGTACGAAATCATACTGGAAGTGCCCGTTTGATGGAGAGTGTCAGTGGAGAGAGGGGGGTAGCAGAACTTGCAGCAGAAGGAACGCCAGTCGAGTACATTGAAGGCGATGGTGATAACACCCTGATAGctagattaaaaaacaacatgaacaTAGACATGAAAAAAAGGTACGATAGAAATCATGTGGTAAAAAATGTAGGCAAACGTTTATATGCCTTACACAATCAAAAGGATGTTAAGTTAAGTAAGACTGTTATTATTCATATAGAGAAATGCTTGAAATATGCATTTGCCAGAAATCAGGGTGATAGTGAGGCTTTACGTGAGAATTTGAAGGCTCTAATTCCCCACCAGTTTGGAGATCATTCATTGTGCAATGAGAGGTTTTGTGTATTCAAACGAAAGCCTGGTGAAGTGTATATACACAAAAGTCTACCGTACAAAAGATCACTGAAGGATGACACTCTTCGTGAAAAACTTCAGCAAATATTTGACCCATTGGTAGCAAATGCACGGCAATATGCTGATTTAGGATCCAGTCAGCAGTGTGAGCATGCCAACAAAGAAGTCAGCCTCCGAGCACCCAAATCACACCACTATGGACATTCAAAATCCCTTGACTACAGAGTGCATGCCACAGCCTCTTATATTAATGACGGTAGACACTATATACCAGAG TTGACTGCTGTTCGTTTACTGTTACACAGTTGA
- the LOC123540262 gene encoding uncharacterized protein LOC123540262 isoform X2: MPHITQLAAVEVKSGVQFAVYTKPKMAVTSEAQRVTGICVDDNGDIVVNGNLVESIHIQSAIEKLCRWLDQFSNVFLIAHNGRRFDFPILMTAVQKTKTTDVFFKSVFGFVDSLSVFRKKYPGESLKQEDLARQHLGMTYNAHNAEADVEALGHLLKLCEVSDLLNFSFSPVAVKNSLLFNCEKSKNLRSFDPLISKGICKRPTAENIAGSGLSVEHLKFIFRRSGEDGLRNTFTAVNCDGLPRVTNSKKVLEETVPKFCQYFSSNVPS; the protein is encoded by the coding sequence ATGCCGCACATCACACAGCTGGCAGCAGTGGAGGTAAAGTCTGGTGTCCAGTTTGCAGTTTACACAAAACCAAAGATGGCAGTTACATCTGAAGCCCAAAGGGTAACTGGAATATGTGTTGATGACAACGGCGATATAGTTGTGAATGGAAATCTGGTAGAGTCTATTCATATTCAGTCTGCCATTGAGAAGCTGTGCAGGTGGCTTGACCAGTTTTCCAATGTGTTTCTCATTGCTCATAACGGAAGGAGATTTGACTTTCCAATTCTCATGACAGCTGTACAGAAAACCAAAACCACAGATGTCTTTTTCAAATCAGTATTTGGCTTTGTCGATAGTTTGTCTGTGTTTAGAAAGAAGTACCCTGGAGAGTCATTAAAACAGGAAGACCTTGCACGACAACATCTTGGTATGACATACAATGCCCACAATGCAGAGGCTGATGTTGAGGCTCTTGGACATCTTCTAAAACTATGTGAAGTGTCTGATCTCCTAAACTTCAGTTTTTCTCCTGTGGCTGTGAAAAATTCTTTACTGTTCAATTGTGAAAAATCGAAAAATCTGCGCTCCTTTGATCCATTAATAAGCAAGGGGATATGCAAACGTCCTACAGCAGAAAACATTGCTGGCTCTGGTTTGAGTGTTGAACATCTGAAATTTATATTTAGGCGCTCAGGTGAAGATGGACTTAGAAATAcatttacagctgtaaactgtGATGGCTTACCGAGAGTAACAAACTCAAAAAAAGTTCTAGAGGAaactgttcccaagttttgtcagtatttttcatcaaatgtaCCTTCATAG